One Helianthus annuus cultivar XRQ/B chromosome 7, HanXRQr2.0-SUNRISE, whole genome shotgun sequence genomic region harbors:
- the LOC110889243 gene encoding AT-hook motif nuclear-localized protein 14 gives MEQDDLNLTSYYHHHHHQQPPQPPSTITNGMLPTTTNDPRSSQLLYPHNSAPSAVSSPLETTVRRKRGRPRKYGTPEQAAAAKRLSSSSPSTSVPPLSPASKKELCLGVSGTSAASFKKSSVGNSGQGFTPHIISVAAGEDIGQKIVSFMQLRKQEMCVLSASGSISNACLSQPVSSGGNITYEGRFNILSLCGSYVRNDVGGNTGGLSVCLSSNDGQIIGGGIHGPLIAAGPVQVIVGTFAIEGKKESAAVIKEDASTNKLPSPNVGPSVPNLSFLSGPDSSARNVVSGNDQQQNMDGYQFMIQNRNLPVSDWRNSNESRNTAGFDFSGRVNHGAQQSPKNADYDRFQD, from the exons ATGGAACAGGATGACCTTAATCTAACCTCTTactatcaccaccaccaccaccaacagccaCCACAACCACCCTCAACCATCACCAATGGCATGCTACCAACCACCACTAATGACCCCAGATCATCTCAACTGCTTTACCCGCATAATTCAGCTCCCTCGGCTGTCTCTTCGCCGTTAGAGACCACGGTCCGCAGGAAAAGAGGCAGACCAAGAAAGTATGGTACACCCGAACAAGCGGCGGCTGCGAAAAGACTGTCATCATCTTCTCCGTCGACATCTGTCCCGCCTTTATCTCCGGCTAGTAAAAAGGAGTTGTGTTTGGGAGTTAGTGGGACTTCTGCTGCTTCATTTAAAAAGTCTTCTGTTG ggAACAGTGGGCAAGGTTTCACACCTCATATTATTTCTGTGGCTGCTGGAGAG GATATTGGCCAGAAAATAGTGTCATTTATGCAACTAAGGAAGCAAGAGATGTGTGTGCTGTCAGCATCTGGTTCTATCTCTAATGCATGTCTAAGCCAGCCAGTTTCATCTGGGGGCAATATCACTTATGAG GGCCGCTTTAACATCCTATCACTTTGTGGATCGTATGTACGTAATGATGTTGGTGGTAACACGGGTGGATTAAGCGTCTGCTTGTCTAGTAACGATGGCCAAATCATAGGAGGCGGCATTCACGGGCCTCTGATAGCTGCGGGCCCTGTCCAG GTAATTGTTGGCACATTTGCTATTGAGGGTAAGAAAGAGAGTGCTGCAGTTATAAAAGAGGATGCTTCTACCAACAAGTTGCCATCGCCGAATGTGGGGCCATCGGTTCCAAACCTGAGTTTCCTATCGGGACCAGATTCTTCCGCAAGAAACGTAGTCAGTGGCAACGATCAGCAACAAAATATGGATGGGTACCAATTCATGATCCAGAATCGGAATTTGCCTGTTAGCGATTGGAGGAATAGCAATGAGTCTAGGAACACTGCTGGTTTTGACTTTTCAG GAAGAGTGAACCATGGTGCCCAGCAGTCACCAAAGAACGCGGATTATGACCGTTTTCAAGATTGA